Sequence from the Cetobacterium ceti genome:
TCTTTTATTTTTTCATAATCTTCTTCTTCTGGTCCTGGGTAATAATTTCCTAAAATAGGTTCTCTTTTATATCCCTCTTGTCTATCTACAACAGGAATGATTCTAATCATATTTAAAGTTTTAAAAATTGTACTTTCATTAATCAATTTATTAACTATTCCATATACATTATAATCTAAATAGATACCATATCTATCTAGTATTTTATTCCCTCTTTCTAGAATTTCGTTTCTATTATTTTCTAAATGATTAGACCAGTTACACTCTGGTGCAACTGGAGCTTTTCCCCTAATATCTAAATATACTCTTATTTTATCAAATGTTTCTTTTGATAAAAGTTCATCAATATTCTCCAGCTCTCTTCCTGGAACTGAATAATTATATGCCTCTATCCATATATTTAACATTCTTAATATTAATATCCGTACTTCATTGTATGTTGCAATCCTAATTGGCAACTTCTTTCTTCTAATAACGCTAAATCTTCAGCTTGTTTTGATGCTACAGAGTTAAGAAAAAATCCAATAATAACTATTCCTAAAATAGTCTGAATTGATGCTAGTCCTCTTGCTAAAGATGTCACTGGTAAAATATCTCCATACCCTAAAGTAGTCATTGTTATTGAACTAAAATACATAAAAGTTATAAAATTATAATCTTCATCAGCTGGTAATTTAAAGTTCCCCTTTCCTATACAAATATAAATAATTCCAAATACAAATATCAATCCTATATATAAAAGTCCATAAAAAATCATTGTATCATTATTTTTATTACTATTCACTTTATCCCCCTTATATTCTATTGTAGTTATATATCTTAAATAGAGATATTTA
This genomic interval carries:
- a CDS encoding potassium channel family protein; this translates as MNSNKNNDTMIFYGLLYIGLIFVFGIIYICIGKGNFKLPADEDYNFITFMYFSSITMTTLGYGDILPVTSLARGLASIQTILGIVIIGFFLNSVASKQAEDLALLEERSCQLGLQHTMKYGY